From the Malus domestica chromosome 17, GDT2T_hap1 genome, one window contains:
- the LOC103427164 gene encoding fatty acid hydroperoxide lyase, chloroplastic-like has product MAFMMSMTPGIPSSPSPSPSPSPSSPPLSQPQPPASLPVRTIPGGYGWPLLGPVSDRLDYFWFQGPETFFKKRTEKYKSTVFRTNVPPSFPLFLNVNPNVVAVLDCKSFSYMFDMELVEKKNVLVGDFMPSVKFTGDLRTCAYLDTSEPQHSKIKNFTLDILKRSSKTWVPELTANLSTFWDTIEADVSKDGSASYLIPLQKFIFKFFTKCLVGADPASSPKIAESGYAMLDRWLALQILPTVKIGVLQPLEEIFLHSFAYPSFLVSGDYNKLYQFIEEHGKEVVKRGETDFGLTKEETIHNLLFVLGFNAFGGFSVFLPSLIGTIASDTTGLQAKIVKEVRENAGSTLSFDSVKNLQLVHSVVCEALRFNPPVPLQFARARKDFQLSSHDSIFDIKKGELLCGFQQQVMRDEKVFDEPDTFKPDRFMKNKELLNYLYWSNGPQTGSPSESNKQCAAKDYVTLTAVLLVAYAFQRYDSITGTGTSITALEKAK; this is encoded by the exons atggCTTTCATGATGAGCATGACCCCAGGCATCCCATCGTCACCGTCACCGTCACCGTCCCCCTCACCGTCATCGCCACCGCTCTCTCAACCACAACCACCAGCATCTCTGCCAGTCCGTACAATCCCCGGAGGCTACGGCTGGCCGCTGCTGGGCCCCGTCTCGGACCGCCTGGACTACTTCTGGTTCCAGGGTCCCGAAACATTCTTCAAAAAGCGCACCGAGAAGTACAAGAGCACGGTGTTCCGTACGAATGTTCCTCCCAGCTTCCCGCTGTTCCTGAACGTCAACCCCAACGTCGTCGCCGTCCTCGACTGCAAGTCCTTCTCGTACATGTTCGACATggagttggtcgagaagaaGAATGTTCTTGTCGGCGACTTCATGCCCAGTGTCAAGTTCACCGGCGACTTGAGGACCTGCGCTTATCTTGATACATCTGAACCCCAACACTCTAAG ATCAAAAACTTTACCTTGGACATCTTGAAAAGAAGCTCCAAGACATGGGTGCCTGAGCTCACTGCCAACCTCTCAACCTTTTGGGACACAATAGAAGCAGATGTTTCCAAAGATGGGAGTGCCAGCTATTTGATCCCACTCCAGAAGTTCATCTTCAAGTTTTTCACTAAATGCTTAGTTGGAGCTGACCCGGCAAGCTCGCCCAAGATAGCGGAGTCTGGCTACGCCATGCTCGACCGGTGGCTCGCCCTCCAGATCCTCCCCACTGTCAAGATTGGTGTGCTTCAGCCCCTGGAAGAGATTTTCCTCCATTCTTTTGCATACCCTTCTTTTCTTGTCAGTGGAGACTACAACAAGCTTTACCAGTTTATAGAAGAACATG GTAAAGAAGTAGTAAAGAGAGGTGAAACCGATTTCGGACTGACGAAAGAAGAAACAATTCACAACCTTCTCTTTGTACTTGGTTTCAATGCGTTTGGTGGGTTTTCTGTCTTTCTGCCTAGTTTGATAGGCACAATAGCAAGCGACACCACCGGTTTACAGGCCAAAATAGTCAAAGAAGTCAGAGAAAACGCCGGTTCAACTTTGAGTTTCGACTCGGTGAAAAATTTGCAACTGGTTCATTCCGTAGTGTGCGAAGCCCTCCGGTTCAACCCACCGGTTCCACTCCAATTTGCCCGGGCCAGAAAGGACTTCCAACTGAGTTCACACGACTCAATCTTTGACATCAAGAAGGGTGAGTTGCTCTGTGGGTTTCAACAACAGGTCATGAGGGATGAGAAGGTCTTCGATGAACCGGACACGTTTAAACCGGACCGGttcatgaagaacaaagagttacTGAACTACTTGTACTGGTCCAACGGACCGCAGACCGGTTCACCAAGTGAGTCCAACAAGCAGTGTGCTGCAAAGGACTATGTGACCCTCACTGCTGTTTTGCTTGTTGCGTATGCATTTCAAAGATATGATTCAATCACAGGAACCGGTACTTCAATCACAGCCCTTGAGAAGGCCAAGTGA
- the LOC103427163 gene encoding uncharacterized protein, translating to MATSPAVLKAGLVIVGLCIAGYIVGPPLYWHFVEGLAAVSHSSSSSSSFVCPPCTCDCSSQPLLSIPIGLSNISFTDCAKHDPEVNEDTEKNFVDLLTEELKLREAEALESQQRADMALLEAKKIASQYQKEADKCSSGMETCEEAREKAEATLEAQRKQTALWELRARQRGWKEGLTRSNTQTQGNVQTV from the exons atggcgaCGAGTCCGGCAGTGCTGAAGGCGGGGCTGGTGATAGTTGGGCTGTGCATAGCCGGGTACATAGTGGGCCCACCTCTATACTGGCACTTCGTGGAGGGCTTAGCCGCCGTCTCccactcttcttcttcttcctcctctttcgtTTGCCCTCCCTGCACCTGCGATTGCTCTTCTCAGCCTCTCCTCTCCATTCCCATTG GACTCAGCAACATTTCATTTACAG ACTGTGCAAAGCATGACCCAGAGGTGAACGAGGACACTGAAAAGAACTTTGTGGATCTTTTGACTGAGGAGTTGAAGCTTCGGGAAGCTGAAGCTTTGGAAAGTCAGCAACGAGCTGATATGGCTCTGCTGGAGGCGAAGAAGATTGCATCCCAGTATCAAAAGGAAGCAGACAAGTGCAGTTCAGGGATGGAAACATGTGAAGAAGCAAGGGAGAAAGCTGAAGCAACGTTAGAGGCACAGCGTAAACAGACTGCACTATGGGAGCTTAGGGCTCGTCAGAGAGGGTGGAAAGAAGGGCTTACAAGGTCTAACACTCAGACGCAAGGAAATGTCCAGACTGTGTAA